A window of Miscanthus floridulus cultivar M001 chromosome 12, ASM1932011v1, whole genome shotgun sequence genomic DNA:
ccatggggcttataaataaaccccccaaccggccatttgagtgaggtggagctgaggaaacatacctagGGTGTTgacacaccattttagtgatcaatacttgtatagtgcttagtaatttattaggtgattagcgtaagtGCTTtccgaagtgcttaggttgattagaccaccgcttatgtgcttgctctaggtttaggcctagtgtttagtgacgtttgcatacctcttacaacTCGGTGCATGCGCGCACTATTCTTGTACATCGgagaggcttgtagtcttgcgagatcacactaaccgcgtttgtggtgtggccgccaccgtgtaccggaggaaacaaggcccgcggcgtttcaaccggaagcttgatagtgaagacggcgaaaGCGGTCCGAGAAAGGCTTGTcgaaaggcacaccggagacccacttgcgcgtggggaaggaccGGGGCTATcaatggagttacccgactgggagcttggctcttgtgagggattccttacgaggggctccaacaaggactaaggagaagcttgcgcgcttgtCGATACCATTCTAATTCTTAtttcatatcctcaaacataccatctctcctaacacttcctccgtaaaaaaCTACACaataatccatctacaaaagcatttcaagaaacttcattggGTCGTCCAAATCGTCGTGCCTACTAAATAAGaaaactaactaatctaatattaatacctataaaAACAATTCTAACTAACTGActaaactaaatacactaactaaTATTAGTACCTATACTAACAATACTAACTAACTGTATTAACCAACTCTACTAACTAACTTCACTAGTTATACCTATCTAGCTAACTTTACTAATTTCATTCACTAATTTTGAATCCTAACCCTAGCTAACAACAATTCTATTGAAGCAACAAATGCACAAGAGGATTACCTCGACAAACCACAGCGGGAATGGTCGGCCGGCGGCAAGAGGATCACCCCAATCCACCTAAGGCGACGAGCTGGCCGTCGACGGCAATGGCCGGCCGGCGACAGGCTTCTTGTGCGCCCAAAGTTGGAGGAGGGTTaaggggaggaagaggatggggaaAGAGGGAGGTCGTGCCACAGGAAAGCGTCGGCCGCGCCGGCGACAGGAAGGGGCGGCGGCGCAGTGGGGACAGGGAGGGACTGAGAGAGGGAgacaagggagagagggagccggCGGGAGAGGCGCGGCGACGGGGGCTGGGCGACACGGAGGCGGCTGCTGTGCAGCGCGGAGTGAAACAGAGAGGGGGTGGAAGGAACTGGGCCGCGGGCCTCTATTTGGCTCTGCCGCGTCCTGGCGGGTGGCGCGTCACGGCCGCACCCTGATTCGGTGGCATAGCGAGGCCTACCATGTCAGTGACCAGCGGGGCGAGACGTTGCCACGTATGCACCCCTGCCGCGCTGCCATACATGGCGCGGCAGAGTTGTTTGACCGCACCCTGAAATTAGACGCGGCCAAAAATGTTACTTTTGAAGAAAAAGAAttaagaatatttaaaaaaagtgttaaaaaatcaCCACCTCCTCCTCGCGGCGCACGCGCTCGCCGCCGTCGCTGGCCACCTCTCCGTCCGGGACCCGCGCCCGCACACCCTCCTCCTCGTCGCCTACTCCCGCCTCTCGCGGCCCTTCACCGCCgcgctgctcctcctcttccgctCCTCCCTCCGCCTCTCCGTCGCGCCCATCCGCCACTCCCTCCCGCTCGCCGTCTCAGCCGCCTCCTCCGCGGGCCGCCGCCACCTGAGGCTCGCGCTCTCCCTACACGCCGTCGCGGTTGCCTGGAACCTCCTCCCGTTCCCTCACGTGGCCAACGCGCTCGTCGACCTGTACGCGAGGCACGCGCTCCCGGACGCCGCGCGCAGGGTGTTCGAGGAAATGCCCTTCGCCCCTGACGTCGTCTCCTACAACACGATGATGCACGCGTACGTAAACGCCCGGAGGGTAGGCGTTGCTCGGGTGGTGTTCGAGGAGATGCCCGTTCGGGACGCCACGTCCTGGGGAACGGTGATCGCCGGCTGTGGCAAGGCAGGGCGGCTCGAGGAGGCGGTGGGACTATTTGACCGGATGAGGGAGGGTTTCAGGCCTGACAGTGTCGCCCTGGTGGCGGTGCTTTCATGCTGTGCGCAGCTAGGGGTGCTGGAAAAGGGCCAGGAGGTGCATGAGTACATCAAGCTGAGCAGGACCCGTCCCAACGTGTTCTTGTGCACAGGGCTTGTTGATCTCTATGCCAAGTGTGAGTGCGTCGAGGAGGCTAGGGAGGTGTTCGAGGCCTGCCAGGACAGGAACGTATTCACTTGGAATGCTCTCATTGTTGGGCTGGCGATGCATGGCCACAGAACAGTGGCGCTTGAGTTCTTCCACCAGATGGTGGCTGATGGAATCCAGCCAGACGGGGTCACTCTCTTGGGGGTGCTGATTGCTTGTAGCCACACTGGCCTTGTGGGCATGGCAAGGCGCGTCTTTTGTGACATGGAGGGCAAGCACAATGTGCACCGGGAACTGAAACACTATGGGTGTATGGCCGACTTTCTTGGTCGTGCTGGACTGATCGAATAAGCAATGGAGATGGTCAGGAAGATGCCCATGGAAGGGCACAGTTATGTGTGGGGAGGCATACTTGCTGGATGTAGGATGCATCGGAACGTGGAGGCCGCTGAGGTTGCAGCTTGGCATTTGTTGCAACTGAATCCAGATGACAGTGGGGTGTACTCTGCAATGGCTGGGATCTATGCAGATGCTGGCAGGTGGGAGGATGTCACAAGGATTAGAATGTTAATGGATGAAAGGATTGGCAGGAGGAATCCTGGCTGCAGTTCAGTTACAACATAGCTCAAAGATGGTATCACTATGATGAACTATCTTGTCACAGTGAGA
This region includes:
- the LOC136495727 gene encoding pentatricopeptide repeat-containing protein At5g61800-like, which translates into the protein MARQMLKNHHLLLAAHALAAVAGHLSVRDPRPHTLLLVAYSRLSRPFTAALLLLFRSSLRLSVAPIRHSLPLAVSAASSAGRRHLRLALSLHAVAVAWNLLPFPHVANALVDLYARHALPDAARRVFEEMPFAPDVVSYNTMMHAYVNARRVGVARVVFEEMPVRDATSWGTVIAGCGKAGRLEEAVGLFDRMREGFRPDSVALVAVLSCCAQLGVLEKGQEVHEYIKLSRTRPNVFLCTGLVDLYAKCECVEEAREVFEACQDRNVFTWNALIVGLAMHGHRTVALEFFHQMVADGIQPDGVTLLGVLIACSHTGLVGMARRVFCDMEGKHNVHRELKHYGCMADFLGRAGLIE